Below is a window of Flavobacterium sp. CFS9 DNA.
CAAACTCCTAAACCTGCATATTCGATCATAGTCAGGTCATTTCCGGCATTTCCTACGGCAATGATTTCACTTTGATGAATGTTTAGTTTTTCGGCTAAAAGCTTTAAGCTGGCCGCCTTATCGATTCCGTTCTGTGCTGCTTCCAAAAAGAAAGGCTTTGACATGGCAACACTTAAATGAGGCATTGCTGCTTTTAAGTCAGCTTCTACTTCTTTTAGATAAGAAGGTTCTGCCAGCAAAATACATTTTACCGCAGGTTCTGTAACCGCTTCTTTAAAACCAGACACTTTATTATGCGGCAATCCGGTAATTTCTTTCTCCACGTCAATATATTCCGAATCAGTTTCGCTTATAATTTCACCGTCCAGATACGTAATGATATGGGTATTCTTTTTTACACTGTAGTCATACAACTCATGAATTTGCTCAACAGTTAATTTTTGTTCGAACAAAACAACATCATCTTTAACCGTACTGATGATCGCTCCATTAAACGAAATCATATACGAATCATTCAAATCCAGCTCTAACTCCTTAGCATAAGCAGTCATCGCCGATGTTGGTCTGCCTGAAGCCAGAACGACGTATACGCCTTTTGCCTGTGCCTCCAACAATACTTTTTTATTAAGGTCAGAAATTTTATGATCGTCTGTCAACAAGGTATCATCCATGTCGAGCACTAACATTTTATATTGCATATTTTTTTTTCAGTTTGCAGTCTCAGTGTTCAGTCTCTCTACACTAAAACTTTTCACATCTCACATTTTACATCTTACAAAAAAATGAGACTATTGAATATTCATTCTAAATTCTTCAATAACCGGATTTGCCTTTGCAAAATCAGTTTCCTGAATAAAAACTTCTACTGCTAAATCAGATCCGCCATAACCTCCCATACGAGCCGACTGGATATTATCTTTTTTAACTGTATCCACTCCGGCTTCTTCTAATCTTTCCTTCAAAGCAATTGCTAAGACTTCACTTCCTGAAAACACCTTCATTAATCCCATGACATTTTTTTTTATTATTATATTATATTTTTATTCTAATATTTTTCTCAACTTTTCTTGAAAAACTTCATTTTCATTCATCCCAATATGCCCTTGATTTTTTAATCCGCAAAAATGCCCTTTAAAATCTAACAATTTATTTAACCTAACAGAATTATCACATGAAATTAATTCATCATCAATACCGTGAAAAATATAAATCGGTGCTTTAACTTTAGTCACATATTTAAAAGTCTCTAAATGAAACTTCTTCATAATATTTGGAAAAAAAGGCACTTTACTGCTTGATAATTCAGTAAAACTAAAATAAGGCGATTGAAGCAATAAGGCTTTTGGTTTATTCTCAGAAGCTAAAATTGTTGCCAATCCCGAACCAATAGAATAGCCCGCAATAATTATTTTATTTTCAGGATATCTTTTGCACAAAGCCTTATAAACGACTGCAACATCCTTATTCAATTGATCTTCATCTTCTATTTCACCTTCACTTTTTCCAAAACTTCTATAATCCAAAATAAAAATATCATATCCCAGATTAGTATAGATTTTGGCAATTTTCCCCCAAGTTTCTAATGTTCCTGCATTTCCGTGAAGATAAAAAACTAAACCTTTAGAATTTTCGGTTTTAAAAAGTAAACCATTCAAATTCACATCATCAAAAGATTTAACATTCAATTCTTCAAACTTTTGCTGATAATCAAACTTATAATCTTTCGGAAGTGAAGCGCTTTTAAAAACCATTTCAACCTGATTGAAATAAATATAAGAAACAACCAAAACATAAATTACAACAAAAAATCCTAAAAGTGTAATCATTAAAAATTTAAGCGTTTTGAGAATCTCCATACAAAACTTATTATTTCAGAATTTTATTCCTCTTCAATATCATCCTCTTCTTCATCAAGCTCCTCTTCTCCTTCTTCATCCATATCAAATAAATAAGGTTCTACTAACATTTTTTCGGCCAGGATTTCAATACGCTCTGTCAGTTCTTCAGCAAAAATGATTCGCTGTACTTTAGCGATACTGTTTGAAATACGCATAATTTTAGTTTCATGACGTAATTTCAGAATCGGATCAGCATCATCCAGAATAAACATTTTCAGTCGGTTTACGTTGTAGCCCGCTGTTGTAAACATATCACTCAATTTATTTGGTGTCCCGATTAAAACGTCAATTCCGGTAGAAACGTAGTTTTTATCGTAATCCATATCACCTTTATCGTGTACCCCATAAACTTCAAGGTTGGTATACTTTCCGTATTTTTCAAAAAGTTCTTCCATTTCCAACACTTTGGCTTTATCTTCTACAATGATCAAAGCCCGCGGCGATTCTTCGGTTTTCCCTGCCAATTGCTGAATGACATTTAATACAATTGTAGTAGATTTTCCACTCCCGGCCGGAGAAATAATGACACTATCGGCTCCACTTTTAATGGTCGAAAAAGTTTCCTGCTGCAACGCATTTGCCTCTGTTAAACCATTTTCAATTAAAGCGTCTTGTAATTTCTCGTTTATTTTTTTTAGTTTCATTTTTTTATGCTTTAAGCTTTAAGCTGTACGCTCCAAGCAAAAATTTATTTCATTTTTATAAAAGCTTAAAGCGTGTAGCTTAAAGCATATTGCGCGAAGCACTACTTGCTTGCAAACATTTTCACGTCAGTTTCCGAGATTTCACTTCCTCCTAAAATGATTAATCTTTCCACTACATTTCGAAGTTCACGGATATTTCCAGTCCAATCGTACTCCTGTAATAGTTTTATGGCTTTTGGTGAAAACACTTTTACCGAATTGCCTTGCTCTGATGCAATTTTCTCGGTAAAATGAGTAATCAATGCCGGAATATCATCACGTCTCTCGTTCAATGGCGGTACTTTAATTAAGATTACTGCCAAACGATGGTACAAATCTTCACGGAAACGCCCTTCTGCAATTTCAGTTTTCAGGTCTTTATTGGTCGCTGCTACCACACGTACATCCACTTTGATGTCTTTTTCAGCCCCAACTCTTGTGATCATATTTTCCTGTAATGCACGCAGCACTTTGGCTTGTGCCGAAAGACTCATGTCTCCAATTTCATCCAGGAAAATAGTCCCTTTGTCTGCCGCTTCAAACTTTCCTGCACGATCTTTTACTGCCGACGTAAAGGCTCCTTTTACGTGTCCGAACAATTCGCTTTCGATTAGTTCGCTTGGAATAGCGGCACAGTTTACTTCTATCAAAGGGAAATTGGAACGCTCACTCTTTTCATGTAGTTGATGTGCTACCAACTCTTTTCCGGTTCCGTTTGGTCCAGTAATCAAAACTCTGGCTTCGGTTTGGGCTACTTTATCAATCATTACTTTAATATGACTGATTGCTTCGCTTTCCCCTATCATTTCGTAGTTTTTACTAACCTTTTTCTTCAGAATCTTATTCTCTACTACGAGCTGTTTTTTATCTAAAGCATTACGAACGGTATTCAGCAATCGGTTTAAATCAGGTGGTTTCGAAATATAATCAAAAGCCCCTAAACGCATCGTATGAATCGCGGTTTCCATATCGCCATGCCCCGAGATCATGACCATCGGAATTTCCGGCTTAATCTTTTTTACTTCTTCTAAAACCTCAACTCCATCTAATTTTGGCATTTTGATATCACACAAAACCAAATCATAATCGTTGTTTTTTATTTTCTCAAGACCTGCCGCACCATCTTCTGCTTCATCTACCTGATACGTATCATTTTCTTCTGATAAAATTTTTACCAAAACTCTTCTGATGGACGCTTCGTCTTCTATAATTAGTATTTTACTCATTCTTTTTTAAGGTGCTAAGGTTCTGAGTCGCTAAGGTTCTGAGTTTTTTTTTATTATGAAGCTAAGAAACCTTAGCAACTTATAGACTCAGAACCTTAGCAACTTAAAAAATTAATATTTAAGCCATTTATACAATTCTTTCCAGGTTGGTTTTTTGCCATACATTAAAATCCCTATTCGGTAAATTTTGGCAGCGAACCATACTACAAGGAAAAAGCTAGCAAACAATAATGATACCGAAATTGCAATTTGCCACCACGGCACACCAAACGGAAGTCTCATCAACATAACAATTGGCGATGTTAACGGAATCATCGAGAATACTACTGCAATGGTTCCGTGAGGATCATTCACAACGGTAAAAAAACCAACATAGACACTCAAAATCAATGGCATAATGATTGGCAAAAGAAATTGCTGCGAATCCGTTTGGTTGTCCACTGCAGCACCAATCGCTGCGTAAAACGAACTGTATAAAAAATATCCTCCAATGAAATAAATTACAAAGCCAATTATGATACTGGCAATTGGTAAATTCCATAATTCGCGAATGTACATTTGGGCTGTTCCTGACATTTCATGCTGAGCAGACTGCATTAATTCCGGCGAAATTCTGGCTGTTGGACCAACATTCACTCCAAAAAAAGCCGATGCCGCAAACATTAATCCCAAACCTATGATGGCCCAAATCATAAACTGAAGTAATCCTGCAAGTGAAGTTCCCACAATTTTACCAATCATCAACTGAAATGGTTTTACCGAAGAAATAATGATTTCGATGATTCGGTTGGTTTTTTCTTCAATCACACTTCGCATGACCATATTACCGTAAATGATAATAAACATCATAATCAGATAACCAAAAGCACCTCCTATTCCTATTTTGATCTCATTCAGTCCTTTTAAACTCTCTTCTCCGGATGCTTTTACCAAATGAATATTCACATCTGACTGCGCTTTTTGAATGGCCAAGGTGTCCAGTTTTGCCGTTTCAAGATTTATTCTGGTAATTTTTGATGCGATTACATCCTGCGTTTTTTCAATAAAAGAAATACTGGGACTGTTATTCGAAATAAACTCAATTTTACTTTCTAAATCTGATAAATTACCTGTTTTTGGAATAACAATTAAACCATCAAAGCTTTCGTTAGTAATACTGTCTTTTAGGGCTTTTGTATCAATTTCAGACAAATTGAGGTATTTAAACTCAGCTTCTTCTTTATTCTGTTTTAGAAAATCCTGTGCAAACAAACCTGTTTCGTCATGAATGGCAATTCTTTTCGTCTCTGCTTTCATTGAACTCAGATACCCAATGAATCCTGCGATTGCCACAAACAATAACGGACTCAAAAAGGTCATGACAACAAAAGACTTATTGCGCACTTTTGCAATAAACTCTCTTTTTATAATTAATGAAATTATACTCATTTATTTAGATTATAAGATTTTTAGACTTCTTAAATTATTAGATTTTTTTTTTAGATCCGGATTCATTCATAGAATCCTGAAATCTAAATATCCAACAATCTATCCGGTTACTGTTTGAATAAAAATATCGTTTATGCTTGGTATTTTTTCTACAAAATGGGTTACTTGTCCACGCTGCGTTAGTAAATGCAATAGCTCATTTGGCGCTGCGTCTCCAATTTGAATATCCAGTTTCAGATCGTCATTTAAGGATTTAAAACTTGCCGGCGACACGGTGAATTTTTGTGTAATGTCATACATCAGGCCTTCTACATTATCCGTTAGAATCCCCACTTCAAAACTATTGGTTCGAAATTGACGCTTTACATCGCTTACTTTTCCTTCAATCAGTTTATTCGATTTATGAATTAAAGCAATATGATCACATAATTCTTCTACACTTTCCATGCGGTGTGTCGAGAAAATAATTGTAGCTCCCTGTTCTTTAAGCGCCAGAATTTCATCTTTAATTACGTTTGCATTCACAGGATCAAATCCGGAGAAAGGCTCATCAAAAATTAGCAATTTAGGCTTGTGCAGCACACAAACTACAAACTGAATTTTTTGCGCCATTCCTTTAGAAAGTTCCTGAATTTTCTTGTTCCACCAGCCCTGAATTCCAAGACGATCAAACCAGTATTCCAATTGTAATTTTGCCTCAGCTTTAGAAAGCCCTTTCATTTGAGCCAGATACAAACATTGTTCTCCAACTTTCATCGAAGTATACAATCCTCTTTCTTCGGGAAGATAACCTATATTCTGTATGTGTTTGGGCTGTAATTTTTCTCCATCCAAAATCACTTCACCGCCATCAGGTAAAGTAATTTGATTTATAATTCGGATCAGGGAAGTTTTTCCGGCTCCATTGGGACCTAGTAGTCCATAAATACTACCTTTTGGTACGTTTAATGAAACTTCGTTAAGCGCTACATAATCACCGTAC
It encodes the following:
- a CDS encoding alpha/beta hydrolase, with the translated sequence MITLLGFFVVIYVLVVSYIYFNQVEMVFKSASLPKDYKFDYQQKFEELNVKSFDDVNLNGLLFKTENSKGLVFYLHGNAGTLETWGKIAKIYTNLGYDIFILDYRSFGKSEGEIEDEDQLNKDVAVVYKALCKRYPENKIIIAGYSIGSGLATILASENKPKALLLQSPYFSFTELSSSKVPFFPNIMKKFHLETFKYVTKVKAPIYIFHGIDDELISCDNSVRLNKLLDFKGHFCGLKNQGHIGMNENEVFQEKLRKILE
- a CDS encoding DUF2007 domain-containing protein, with the protein product MGLMKVFSGSEVLAIALKERLEEAGVDTVKKDNIQSARMGGYGGSDLAVEVFIQETDFAKANPVIEEFRMNIQ
- a CDS encoding sigma-54-dependent transcriptional regulator; this encodes MSKILIIEDEASIRRVLVKILSEENDTYQVDEAEDGAAGLEKIKNNDYDLVLCDIKMPKLDGVEVLEEVKKIKPEIPMVMISGHGDMETAIHTMRLGAFDYISKPPDLNRLLNTVRNALDKKQLVVENKILKKKVSKNYEMIGESEAISHIKVMIDKVAQTEARVLITGPNGTGKELVAHQLHEKSERSNFPLIEVNCAAIPSELIESELFGHVKGAFTSAVKDRAGKFEAADKGTIFLDEIGDMSLSAQAKVLRALQENMITRVGAEKDIKVDVRVVAATNKDLKTEIAEGRFREDLYHRLAVILIKVPPLNERRDDIPALITHFTEKIASEQGNSVKVFSPKAIKLLQEYDWTGNIRELRNVVERLIILGGSEISETDVKMFASK
- a CDS encoding ABC transporter permease, with protein sequence MSIISLIIKREFIAKVRNKSFVVMTFLSPLLFVAIAGFIGYLSSMKAETKRIAIHDETGLFAQDFLKQNKEEAEFKYLNLSEIDTKALKDSITNESFDGLIVIPKTGNLSDLESKIEFISNNSPSISFIEKTQDVIASKITRINLETAKLDTLAIQKAQSDVNIHLVKASGEESLKGLNEIKIGIGGAFGYLIMMFIIIYGNMVMRSVIEEKTNRIIEIIISSVKPFQLMIGKIVGTSLAGLLQFMIWAIIGLGLMFAASAFFGVNVGPTARISPELMQSAQHEMSGTAQMYIRELWNLPIASIIIGFVIYFIGGYFLYSSFYAAIGAAVDNQTDSQQFLLPIIMPLILSVYVGFFTVVNDPHGTIAVVFSMIPLTSPIVMLMRLPFGVPWWQIAISVSLLFASFFLVVWFAAKIYRIGILMYGKKPTWKELYKWLKY
- a CDS encoding ABC transporter ATP-binding protein — translated: MSNLLEVHKVVKQYGDYVALNEVSLNVPKGSIYGLLGPNGAGKTSLIRIINQITLPDGGEVILDGEKLQPKHIQNIGYLPEERGLYTSMKVGEQCLYLAQMKGLSKAEAKLQLEYWFDRLGIQGWWNKKIQELSKGMAQKIQFVVCVLHKPKLLIFDEPFSGFDPVNANVIKDEILALKEQGATIIFSTHRMESVEELCDHIALIHKSNKLIEGKVSDVKRQFRTNSFEVGILTDNVEGLMYDITQKFTVSPASFKSLNDDLKLDIQIGDAAPNELLHLLTQRGQVTHFVEKIPSINDIFIQTVTG
- a CDS encoding DEAD/DEAH box helicase yields the protein MKLKKINEKLQDALIENGLTEANALQQETFSTIKSGADSVIISPAGSGKSTTIVLNVIQQLAGKTEESPRALIIVEDKAKVLEMEELFEKYGKYTNLEVYGVHDKGDMDYDKNYVSTGIDVLIGTPNKLSDMFTTAGYNVNRLKMFILDDADPILKLRHETKIMRISNSIAKVQRIIFAEELTERIEILAEKMLVEPYLFDMDEEGEEELDEEEDDIEEE
- a CDS encoding Cof-type HAD-IIB family hydrolase, which produces MQYKMLVLDMDDTLLTDDHKISDLNKKVLLEAQAKGVYVVLASGRPTSAMTAYAKELELDLNDSYMISFNGAIISTVKDDVVLFEQKLTVEQIHELYDYSVKKNTHIITYLDGEIISETDSEYIDVEKEITGLPHNKVSGFKEAVTEPAVKCILLAEPSYLKEVEADLKAAMPHLSVAMSKPFFLEAAQNGIDKAASLKLLAEKLNIHQSEIIAVGNAGNDLTMIEYAGLGVWVDNVTPELRDRADVIVASNNNDGVAEVVQRYILN